From a single Pseudomonas triticicola genomic region:
- a CDS encoding SDR family oxidoreductase, whose protein sequence is MSSGLTLASFGDGYRALVIGASGALSTAFCQHLNQDPRCASVRTLGRKTVPKLDLEQPETIASAAAELAAEAPYHLIIHAAGLLHRDQIKPEKSYSAIEAESLQAVFQVNTLGPALLLRDFLPLLAPQGAMAMLSAKVGSIGDNRLGGWYAYRASKAALNMLIKTAAIELSRTRPQSRLLSLHPGTVVSPLSQPFRGASSARPADIAAAQLLSLIDTLTPADSGHFFAYDGERLPW, encoded by the coding sequence ATGAGCAGTGGGTTGACCCTGGCCTCGTTCGGCGACGGTTATCGCGCTCTGGTGATCGGCGCCAGTGGCGCCCTCAGCACGGCGTTCTGCCAACATTTGAACCAGGATCCACGCTGCGCCAGCGTCCGTACGCTGGGACGCAAAACTGTGCCGAAGCTCGACCTCGAGCAGCCCGAAACGATCGCCAGCGCGGCCGCCGAACTGGCAGCCGAAGCGCCCTATCACCTGATCATTCACGCGGCCGGCCTGCTCCATCGCGACCAAATCAAGCCGGAAAAAAGTTACAGCGCGATCGAAGCCGAGTCGCTGCAGGCCGTGTTTCAAGTCAACACGCTGGGGCCGGCATTGCTGCTGCGCGACTTTCTGCCATTGCTTGCGCCTCAAGGCGCGATGGCGATGCTGTCGGCAAAAGTCGGCAGCATCGGCGACAACCGTTTGGGCGGCTGGTACGCCTATCGCGCCTCCAAGGCTGCGCTGAACATGCTGATCAAGACCGCCGCCATCGAGCTTTCGCGCACGCGACCGCAGAGCCGCTTGCTCAGTCTGCACCCAGGCACGGTGGTCTCGCCGTTGTCGCAACCTTTTCGCGGAGCCTCGAGCGCCCGCCCGGCAGACATTGCCGCTGCGCAATTACTGAGTCTGATTGACACGCTGACGCCGGCCGATAGCGGCCATTTCTTCGCCTACGATGGAGAACGCCTGCCCTGGTAG
- a CDS encoding DUF3833 domain-containing protein: MTRFLLLLGLALSIASCGSVDVARYADQQPALNLEQFFSQPVKAWGMFQKRNGEVVKRFEVDIASRREGENLILDERFRYSDGTRERRVWTLTPGGNGQWSGRAHDVVGVAQGQIAGNTFHWRYRLNLPVDDSTYEMSMDDWMYLVDEDTLINRTRMSKWGFEVGQVTVFFRRQNAGANP, translated from the coding sequence ATGACCCGATTTCTGCTGCTGTTAGGACTGGCGCTCAGCATTGCAAGTTGCGGCAGTGTCGATGTCGCTCGTTATGCGGATCAGCAACCGGCTTTGAATCTGGAGCAGTTTTTCAGTCAGCCCGTCAAAGCCTGGGGGATGTTTCAGAAGCGCAACGGCGAAGTGGTCAAGCGTTTCGAGGTCGATATTGCCAGCCGTCGTGAAGGTGAAAACCTGATCCTCGACGAGCGCTTCCGTTACAGCGACGGCACCCGTGAGCGTCGGGTCTGGACCCTCACTCCCGGGGGCAATGGTCAGTGGAGCGGTCGCGCGCACGATGTGGTCGGGGTTGCGCAGGGCCAGATCGCAGGCAACACCTTCCACTGGCGTTATCGCCTGAATCTGCCGGTCGACGACTCGACCTACGAGATGAGCATGGACGACTGGATGTATCTGGTCGACGAAGACACGTTGATCAACCGCACCCGTATGTCCAAGTGGGGTTTCGAAGTCGGTCAGGTGACGGTGTTCTTCCGGCGCCAGAACGCTGGAGCGAACCCATGA
- the folE gene encoding GTP cyclohydrolase I FolE: MSPLLASHYREILVGVGENPEREGLLDTPQRAAKAMQYLCNGYAMSLEDVTNGALFESQSDEMVIVSDIELYSLCEHHMLPFIGKAHVAYIPTGRVLGLSKVARVVDMFARRLQIQENLTRQIAQAIQQITDAAGVAVVIEARHMCMMMRGVEKQNSIMTSSVMLGAFRDSSTTRQEFLQLIGRR; this comes from the coding sequence ATGAGCCCACTACTAGCCAGCCATTACCGTGAAATCCTCGTTGGCGTCGGTGAGAACCCGGAACGCGAGGGTTTGCTGGACACGCCCCAGCGCGCCGCCAAGGCGATGCAATACCTGTGCAACGGTTACGCGATGAGCCTGGAAGACGTCACCAACGGTGCGCTGTTCGAGTCGCAGAGCGATGAGATGGTGATCGTCAGCGACATCGAGCTCTATTCGCTGTGTGAGCACCATATGCTGCCGTTTATCGGCAAGGCGCATGTGGCGTACATCCCCACTGGCCGGGTGCTGGGGCTGTCCAAGGTGGCACGGGTGGTCGACATGTTCGCGCGGCGTCTGCAGATCCAGGAAAACCTTACTCGGCAGATTGCTCAGGCGATCCAGCAGATCACCGATGCTGCCGGTGTCGCGGTGGTTATTGAAGCCAGGCACATGTGCATGATGATGCGCGGCGTCGAGAAGCAGAATTCGATCATGACCTCCTCGGTCATGCTCGGTGCCTTTCGCGACAGCTCGACTACGCGGCAGGAATTTCTCCAGCTGATCGGCCGGCGCTAG
- a CDS encoding NAD(P)H-dependent oxidoreductase, whose amino-acid sequence MSKKVLIIYAHPEPSSLTRQLVDVSVECLTAQGHEVLQSDLYAMGWKAIFDENDFPQRANPQRLSFGAESAHAYRHRRQSPDVAAEQDKVLAADVVIFQFPLWWYGMPAIMKGWIDRVWAAGLAHGYKDAGNAYRYGDGAFKGKRAMLSVAVGGPAEDYSLRGINGPLEQLLFPITHGSLYFPGFDVLPTFAIYGTGNLTAADAVAAKEAWRTRLENLFTDAPIPFRPQNGGDYTPRNELKPHVAVGQSGIMAHVAYGETTQRKQLKTEEVS is encoded by the coding sequence ATGTCGAAAAAAGTACTGATCATCTATGCCCATCCCGAGCCTTCGTCGCTAACGCGGCAACTGGTGGATGTGTCTGTTGAATGCTTGACTGCGCAAGGACACGAGGTCCTGCAATCCGATCTATACGCCATGGGCTGGAAAGCGATATTTGACGAGAACGACTTTCCTCAGCGGGCCAACCCTCAGCGACTGTCGTTCGGAGCAGAGTCCGCCCACGCCTATCGTCATCGCCGCCAAAGTCCTGACGTGGCGGCGGAGCAAGACAAGGTTCTAGCGGCAGACGTTGTCATCTTCCAGTTTCCGCTTTGGTGGTACGGCATGCCGGCCATCATGAAGGGATGGATAGATCGCGTCTGGGCAGCCGGACTCGCCCACGGCTACAAGGACGCTGGCAACGCCTACCGCTATGGTGACGGCGCCTTCAAGGGCAAGCGGGCCATGTTGTCAGTCGCTGTCGGCGGCCCCGCAGAAGACTACTCGCTGCGCGGCATCAACGGACCACTCGAGCAATTGCTGTTTCCGATCACGCACGGCTCGCTCTACTTTCCTGGGTTCGATGTGCTGCCGACGTTCGCCATATACGGCACTGGCAACTTGACCGCCGCAGATGCCGTCGCAGCCAAAGAGGCTTGGCGCACCCGGCTCGAGAATTTGTTCACAGATGCGCCAATACCTTTCCGGCCCCAAAACGGTGGGGACTACACTCCCCGCAATGAGCTTAAACCGCATGTGGCCGTGGGCCAGAGCGGCATAATGGCGCACGTCGCGTATGGTGAAACAACCCAGCGCAAGCAGCTGAAAACGGAGGAGGTGTCATGA
- a CDS encoding LysR family transcriptional regulator: MDTRRLDLNLLVTLEALLIEQNVTRAAARLHLSQPAVSAQLSRLRDVFNDPLLIPAQRGMTPTVKALELLVPLRQALDQVRATVTTHLNFEPATASLTVSIACTDYVQAVLIKHLVVAMRREAPGVRIALRILDVPQLELQMTRGEVDLAVINMNGVPPALHSQHLYDESYVLIGRRGHPSLRADLTVDEFAQLEHVVVSLRGGGFSTSVDHALVARGLRRNVVHSASSFLPVPELVAQSDCVALVPSRLVEGRSEQLLCVAPPLPVEGFAIGLFWHERSDGHAGFKWAREFITLVADSRASDYGNP, from the coding sequence ATGGATACCAGACGCCTTGATCTAAATCTGCTTGTGACGTTGGAGGCCCTTCTCATTGAGCAGAACGTGACCCGGGCTGCCGCCCGTCTGCATTTGAGCCAGCCAGCAGTCAGCGCTCAGTTGAGCCGTCTGCGCGACGTCTTCAACGACCCTCTTCTGATCCCCGCGCAGCGTGGAATGACGCCCACCGTCAAAGCCTTGGAGCTGCTCGTGCCGCTTCGCCAGGCACTTGACCAGGTAAGGGCGACCGTCACTACTCACCTGAATTTCGAGCCCGCGACGGCGAGCCTGACGGTATCAATCGCCTGCACGGATTACGTGCAGGCGGTTTTGATCAAACATCTCGTTGTCGCCATGCGACGCGAAGCGCCGGGTGTCCGCATCGCACTGCGCATACTGGATGTACCACAGCTGGAGCTGCAGATGACCCGCGGCGAGGTGGATCTGGCCGTGATAAACATGAACGGGGTTCCGCCCGCACTGCACTCGCAACACCTCTATGATGAGAGTTACGTGCTGATCGGGCGTCGTGGGCATCCAAGCCTGCGCGCGGACCTGACCGTGGATGAGTTCGCGCAGCTGGAACATGTCGTGGTGTCACTGCGCGGCGGAGGCTTCTCTACCTCGGTGGATCACGCCTTGGTAGCGCGCGGGCTGCGGCGTAACGTCGTTCATTCAGCGTCGTCATTCCTTCCAGTACCGGAGTTGGTTGCGCAGTCGGATTGTGTGGCCCTGGTTCCAAGTCGTCTTGTAGAAGGTCGCAGCGAGCAACTGCTGTGCGTAGCCCCTCCCTTGCCGGTGGAAGGTTTTGCGATTGGCTTGTTCTGGCATGAGCGGTCGGATGGGCATGCCGGCTTCAAATGGGCACGTGAGTTCATCACTCTCGTGGCCGATTCTCGTGCATCCGATTATGGCAACCCATGA
- a CDS encoding TonB-dependent siderophore receptor, which translates to MSSSPVSQRHPLSRAMHGAILGLIVSSYALPSLAQTSGADHSTQVKQWNIAPGPLAPALDRFAREAGISLSFDASSVANRTTAGVNGSLDTSAALSSLLQGSELQIEQQGPNAYLLTPQAKTAGPLELDATAVEDYRLAPLIINAKVRVSADDDANSVVAKELWVGGKVATSILNTPASVSVVTNKEMQQRSVSTTEEALQYTPGVVSDFYGTDDRNDYFQIRGFQATTYRDGLTLSSMRGVREDPFAYERIEILRGANSTLFGPADPGGSVNFVTKQPRFEQFGQGYVTYGSFDHVETGIDVGDALNDEKTLAGRFTAKGQNSDREYDHSQDDNQLFMGGLTWAPTDYTSATMILDYLKTESSPNSGGYPLDREYDRSKFYGEPSYNFHDVERTSLSGNVTHDFDNGFVLRSNLRYSKLTDDFGYVYLSDSAARVGTTVDRYLFGTDTEADQFNGNLMLQYDARFENIDSSSLVGVEYLDSTTKESSVYALTTPIDIANPVFTGVPRSIAPYAVNKRDATTKAVFLQQNLSFYERFIVTGGVRNDSMDLTSKGLQSTEKDNFSETSYRGALTYIVNDEVSTYVSMVESVSPPQVGVTPQTGRQYEVGVKYAPMGMDALFSAAVYDLTQENVTIAVVLPSGIIEQQTVGESRARGLDLEAKAQVTQNLSLIGGYSYMESEVLRGSLYDGSSLKGNEFATAPKHSASLWSYYDVPATDVSVGLGARYVGAYYFDAANSGKSDGTTLFDAAFNYKIAKGTDLAVNVSNLLDEQHVVGSGTANFYNPGREITAKLSYNW; encoded by the coding sequence ATGAGTTCGTCCCCGGTTTCACAGCGCCATCCATTAAGTCGTGCCATGCACGGTGCGATTTTGGGTTTGATCGTGAGCAGCTACGCATTGCCATCGCTGGCGCAAACCTCGGGCGCTGATCACAGCACTCAAGTCAAACAGTGGAATATCGCCCCCGGGCCACTGGCGCCAGCGCTTGACCGCTTTGCGCGCGAGGCTGGCATCAGTCTTTCCTTCGACGCCTCGAGTGTGGCGAACCGCACCACGGCTGGGGTGAATGGCTCGCTCGATACATCGGCAGCGCTGTCATCCCTGCTCCAGGGCAGCGAATTGCAGATCGAACAGCAAGGCCCAAATGCTTACCTGCTGACCCCTCAAGCAAAAACCGCCGGCCCGCTGGAGCTCGACGCAACGGCTGTTGAGGACTACCGCCTCGCCCCGCTCATCATCAATGCCAAGGTTCGGGTCAGTGCCGACGACGACGCCAACTCGGTGGTTGCCAAGGAGCTCTGGGTGGGCGGCAAGGTGGCCACCAGCATTCTCAATACACCGGCATCAGTGTCGGTGGTGACGAACAAGGAAATGCAGCAGCGCAGCGTCAGCACCACGGAAGAAGCGCTGCAATACACGCCGGGCGTGGTCAGTGACTTTTATGGTACTGATGATCGCAACGACTATTTCCAGATCCGCGGCTTCCAGGCCACCACCTACCGTGACGGCTTGACCCTCAGCTCGATGCGCGGCGTACGCGAAGACCCATTCGCCTATGAGCGCATCGAGATTCTGCGTGGCGCCAACTCCACCCTGTTTGGCCCTGCGGACCCGGGCGGTTCGGTAAATTTCGTGACCAAACAGCCGCGCTTCGAGCAGTTTGGCCAAGGCTATGTCACCTACGGTTCGTTTGACCATGTCGAGACAGGCATCGATGTCGGCGATGCGCTGAACGACGAGAAAACCCTGGCCGGCCGCTTTACTGCCAAAGGCCAGAACAGCGACCGCGAGTACGATCACTCGCAGGACGACAACCAGTTGTTTATGGGTGGCCTCACCTGGGCACCGACGGATTACACGTCGGCCACGATGATTCTGGACTACCTGAAAACCGAGAGTTCGCCCAACAGCGGCGGCTATCCACTGGATCGGGAATACGACCGCAGCAAGTTTTATGGCGAGCCCAGCTACAACTTCCACGATGTCGAGCGCACCAGCCTCAGCGGTAACGTCACCCATGATTTCGACAACGGTTTCGTGCTGCGCAGCAATCTGCGTTACAGCAAGTTGACCGATGATTTCGGCTACGTGTACCTCAGCGACAGCGCCGCACGTGTCGGTACCACCGTCGATCGATACCTGTTCGGAACCGACACTGAAGCCGATCAGTTCAACGGCAATCTGATGCTGCAATACGATGCCCGCTTCGAGAACATCGACAGCAGCAGCCTGGTGGGCGTGGAGTATCTCGATTCGACCACCAAGGAAAGCTCGGTCTACGCCCTGACGACCCCGATCGACATTGCCAACCCTGTGTTTACTGGCGTTCCACGCTCAATCGCGCCGTATGCCGTCAACAAGCGAGACGCGACCACCAAGGCCGTCTTCCTTCAGCAGAACCTGTCGTTCTACGAGCGTTTCATCGTCACCGGAGGTGTGCGCAACGACTCGATGGACCTGACCAGCAAAGGCTTGCAATCCACCGAGAAAGACAACTTCTCCGAAACCTCCTACCGAGGTGCGTTGACCTATATCGTCAACGATGAGGTGTCCACCTACGTGAGCATGGTCGAATCCGTCTCGCCGCCGCAGGTTGGCGTGACACCGCAGACAGGCAGGCAGTACGAAGTGGGCGTGAAGTATGCGCCGATGGGGATGGACGCACTGTTCTCCGCCGCCGTGTATGACCTGACCCAGGAAAACGTCACCATCGCCGTGGTGCTGCCGAGCGGCATCATCGAGCAGCAGACAGTGGGCGAATCGCGGGCGCGTGGCCTCGACCTGGAGGCCAAGGCGCAGGTGACGCAAAACCTGAGCCTGATCGGTGGTTATTCCTACATGGAGTCCGAGGTACTGCGCGGTTCGTTGTACGACGGCAGTTCCCTGAAAGGTAACGAGTTTGCCACGGCACCCAAACATTCAGCTTCGCTCTGGAGTTACTACGACGTACCCGCCACTGATGTCAGCGTGGGCCTGGGTGCGCGCTACGTCGGCGCTTATTACTTCGATGCAGCCAACTCCGGCAAAAGCGATGGCACTACCCTGTTCGACGCCGCGTTCAACTACAAAATTGCCAAGGGCACCGACCTGGCGGTGAATGTCAGCAACCTGCTGGACGAGCAGCACGTGGTCGGCTCCGGCACTGCGAACTTCTATAACCCGGGCCGCGAGATTACCGCCAAGCTGAGCTACAACTGGTAA
- a CDS encoding TrkH family potassium uptake protein codes for MSLAAIRLIGFILGIFLITLAVSMAIPMMTLVIYEHSDELSAFLWSSLITFICGLLLIMRGRPETGNLRPRDMYLLTTASWVVVCAFAALPMVFISDISYTDAFFETMSGITTTGSTVLAGLDSASPGLLIWRSMLHWLGGIGFIGMAVAILPLLRVGGMRLFQTESSDWSEKVTPRSHVAAKYILLLYLGLTGVGTLALWLAGMTPFEAINHAMSLISTGGFSTSDSSLGHWEQPAIHWVAVVIMILGSLPFTLYVATCRGNRRALIRDHQVRGFIGFLLVTSLAVGTWLYFHSDYGWWDAFRIVAVNVTSVVTTTGIAVGDYTLWGSFAVLLFFYLTFVGGCSGSTAGGLKIFRFQVAAALLVSSLKQLIHPRAVIQKKYNGHPIDEEIVRSLLTFSFFFTITIAAIALGLALIGLDWITALSGAATAVCNVGPGLGTIIGPAGNFSSLPDAAKWLLTVGMLLGRLEILTVLVLVTPVFWRY; via the coding sequence ATGTCCCTCGCAGCAATTCGGCTTATCGGCTTTATCTTGGGTATTTTTTTGATCACCCTGGCGGTAAGCATGGCTATACCCATGATGACGCTGGTGATCTATGAGCATAGCGACGAACTGTCGGCCTTTCTCTGGTCGAGTCTGATTACCTTCATCTGTGGCCTGCTGTTGATCATGCGAGGGCGTCCGGAGACTGGCAATCTTCGGCCCAGGGACATGTACCTGTTGACTACCGCGAGCTGGGTTGTTGTGTGCGCCTTCGCAGCGTTACCCATGGTTTTCATCAGCGATATCAGCTACACCGATGCGTTCTTTGAAACGATGTCGGGCATCACAACCACTGGCTCGACGGTACTCGCCGGTCTGGATAGCGCCTCTCCCGGCTTGTTGATCTGGCGTTCCATGCTGCACTGGCTAGGCGGCATCGGTTTTATCGGCATGGCTGTCGCGATTCTTCCGCTCTTGCGAGTCGGCGGCATGCGTCTTTTCCAGACCGAGTCCTCGGACTGGTCGGAGAAAGTGACACCACGTTCTCATGTCGCAGCCAAGTACATTCTTTTGCTCTATCTGGGCCTGACGGGTGTCGGCACATTGGCGCTCTGGCTCGCAGGAATGACCCCATTCGAAGCGATCAACCACGCAATGTCGTTGATCTCTACCGGCGGGTTCTCGACGTCGGACTCCTCCCTCGGGCACTGGGAGCAGCCAGCAATTCACTGGGTGGCGGTAGTCATCATGATCCTGGGCAGCCTGCCATTCACCTTGTACGTCGCCACATGTCGAGGCAATCGGCGTGCGCTGATCAGGGATCACCAGGTGCGCGGGTTTATTGGATTTTTGCTCGTCACGTCACTGGCTGTAGGTACCTGGCTGTATTTTCACAGCGACTACGGATGGTGGGATGCGTTTCGTATCGTGGCGGTCAATGTGACCTCGGTCGTCACGACCACCGGAATTGCAGTTGGCGACTACACCTTGTGGGGCAGCTTCGCTGTGTTGCTGTTTTTCTATCTGACCTTCGTCGGTGGCTGTTCCGGCTCAACGGCAGGCGGGCTGAAAATTTTCCGTTTTCAGGTGGCTGCCGCGCTTCTGGTCAGTAGCTTGAAGCAGTTGATCCATCCCCGAGCCGTGATTCAGAAAAAATACAACGGCCATCCCATCGACGAGGAAATCGTCCGTTCGCTGCTGACCTTCTCGTTTTTTTTCACCATCACGATTGCCGCCATCGCTTTGGGCCTGGCGCTGATCGGGCTTGATTGGATTACCGCCCTGAGCGGCGCCGCTACGGCGGTGTGTAACGTCGGCCCCGGCCTGGGCACAATCATCGGCCCGGCAGGTAATTTCTCGTCACTGCCCGATGCGGCCAAATGGCTACTCACCGTTGGCATGCTGCTGGGCAGGTTAGAGATCCTGACGGTGTTGGTGCTCGTGACCCCGGTTTTCTGGAGATATTGA
- a CDS encoding DUF6130 family protein, which yields MSLAPVSLLALALGVCFCTSVLGQGAADSDSPPAILPLASESAPRLIAYPPLAEPLARGVVIIQFRTEHARIMPVFGKVAAEVSPRLGHLHVTVDDWKGTWAHTSEDPIILVGLTPGPHKVLLEVADPTHQIITSTTVSFTVPEKKPMDAPRTDDDHAVKP from the coding sequence ATGTCCCTCGCTCCCGTAAGTCTATTGGCCCTGGCTTTGGGTGTCTGCTTTTGCACATCCGTGCTCGGACAAGGGGCAGCAGACAGCGATTCTCCACCGGCGATACTGCCCTTGGCATCCGAGAGTGCGCCGAGACTCATTGCCTACCCGCCGCTTGCCGAGCCGCTCGCCCGTGGAGTGGTCATCATCCAGTTTCGAACAGAGCACGCCAGGATCATGCCGGTATTTGGCAAAGTGGCTGCTGAGGTATCACCACGCTTAGGTCACCTTCACGTGACCGTCGATGACTGGAAAGGTACGTGGGCGCACACCAGTGAAGACCCGATTATCCTGGTCGGGCTAACGCCCGGTCCTCACAAGGTTCTCTTGGAAGTGGCCGATCCGACGCACCAGATCATCACCAGTACGACAGTGAGTTTTACAGTACCGGAGAAGAAACCGATGGACGCTCCCCGTACTGACGATGATCACGCGGTAAAACCATGA
- a CDS encoding DUF6482 family protein: MNLQTLTERAANSEVRELELLSLEGGFYLARIRVDQGQFTLLDDAAKPMHLRSITHLRDLLQTVPAFPCVLVQQCVHDEMCGRDSGPVEELRIPFSLTTPL, translated from the coding sequence ATGAATCTGCAAACCCTCACCGAACGTGCGGCCAACAGTGAAGTTCGCGAACTGGAGCTGCTGTCACTTGAAGGTGGATTTTATCTGGCGAGAATTCGCGTGGATCAAGGCCAGTTCACCTTGCTCGATGACGCGGCCAAGCCAATGCACCTGCGTTCGATCACCCACCTGCGCGACTTGCTGCAAACCGTGCCGGCGTTTCCCTGCGTGCTGGTGCAGCAATGCGTGCACGACGAAATGTGTGGCCGGGATTCAGGGCCGGTCGAAGAGCTGCGCATTCCATTTTCGCTGACCACGCCGTTATGA